From one Lolium rigidum isolate FL_2022 chromosome 4, APGP_CSIRO_Lrig_0.1, whole genome shotgun sequence genomic stretch:
- the LOC124708731 gene encoding LEAF RUST 10 DISEASE-RESISTANCE LOCUS RECEPTOR-LIKE PROTEIN KINASE-like 2.4: MGNPGAYYHSVTIQALTVFSLVAVFAADHVHGGNDGCTRFSCGHLQNISYPFRRRGDPVGCGAEAYELVCTSSKATIQINTGTYYVTAINYTGSYFWVMDPNYDTNSSCPLPQWNHLPYSAGKLDSHGFWNLETRSGNSIACFANCSRAVMNNNAYKPVTCLGANNSHVYVWVSRYGCPVGELEPYCGYRAMIPFSEDYSSFPPGLHNARYADITQLVSKGFIVEFPLDTNRPNEKLRIILNICLNNSISYFKEQISSASIMNWTHAFFWNEVPFLECVTQYSYDHNYTTKFVLVVATIVSPTAIPKFLFVLCRFLLAPLALWTFLLYKYWKTRITIDAVEKFLRIQHMVGPTRYAYTDIVAVTSHFRDKLGQGGYGSVYKGVLLPGGAHVAVKMLEGNSSCNGEDFISEVSTIGRIHHVNVVRLVGFCSEEMRRALVYEYMPRGSLDKYIFSAEKSFSWDKLNEIALGIARGINYLHQGCDMQILHFDIKPHNILLDSNFVPKVADFGLAKLYPRGDSFVPLSAMRGTVGYIAPEMISRSFGVISSKSDVYSFGMLLLEMAGGRRNADPNAATSSQGYYPSWVYDQLTLQGEAGEISPVIADMHELEKKMCVVGLWCIQMRSCDRPTMSEVMQMLEAGADVLQMPSRPFFCDEGHIHVEDSYHFTSELTMVSEELSAVSEEDEE, translated from the exons ATGGGGAATCCCGGCGCATATTATCATTCTGTTACTATACAAGCCTTGACTGTCTTCTCCCTCGTTGCAGTTTTTGCAGCAGATCATGTTCATGGAGGAAATGATGGGTGCACACGTTTCTCTTGTGGACATCTCCAAAACATATCATACCCTTTCCGTCGGCGAGGTGATCCTGTTGGGTGCGGCGCTGAAGCATACGAGCTGGTTTGTACCAGTAGCAAGGCTACAATTCAGATCAACACAGGAACATACTACGTGACTGCAATCAACTACACCGGTTCCTACTTCTGGGTTATGGACCCCAACTATGATACCAACAGCAGCTGCCCTCTTCCACAGTGGAATCACCTTCCTTATTCAGCCGGCAAACTTGATTCACATGGATTTTGGAATTTGGAAACTCGAAGCGGCAACTCCATAGCATGTTTTGCTAATTGTTCGCGAGCAGTGATGAATAATAATGCATACAAGCCTGTCACATGTCTGGGTGCCAACAATTCCCATGTTTATGTCTGggtgtctcggtatggatgtcctgtTGGAGAACTTGAACCTTACTGTGGATACCGGGCCATGATTCCATTTAGTGAGGATTATTCTTCTTTTCCGCCAGGGCTACATAATGCAAGATATGCAGATATCACACAACTAGTAAGTAAGGGGTTTATTGTTGAATTTCCCCTTGATACCAATCGACCCAATGAGAAGTTAAGAATTATCCTCAATATATGCCTCAACAATTCAATCAG CTACTTCAAGGAGCAAATATCCAGTGCAAGCATCATGAACTGGACTCATGCTTTTTTCTGGAATGAGGTGCCCTTCCTGGAATGTGTGACTCAGTACTCTTATGATCACAACTACACAACAAAATTTGTTTTGGTTGTTGCAACCATAGTATCTCCTACTGCTATCCCCAAGTTCCTTTTCG TACTATGCAGGTTCTTGTTGGCACCCCTGGCTCTCTGGACATTCCTACTCTACAAGTACTGGAAAACAAGGATCACGATTGACGCAGTCGAGAAGTTCCTCAGGATTCAACATATGGTTGGTCCGACGAGGTATGCGTACACAGATATCGTTGCAGTCACAAGCCATTTCAGAGATAAATTGGGCCAAGGGGGCTATGGCTCAGTTTACAAGGGTGTGCTACTCCCAGGCGGTGCCCATGTCGCCGTGAAGATGCTAGAGGGCAACTCCAGCTGCAACGGAGAAGATTTCATCAGCGAGGTCTCCACCATCGGCAGGATCCACCATGTCAACGTGGTGCGTTTAGTAGGGTTCTGCTCGGAGGAAATGAGAAGGGCCCTAGTGTACGAGTACATGCCCCGTGGTTCTCTGGACAAGTACATCTTCTCTGCTGAGAAGAGCTTTTCTTGGGACAAGCTCAACGAGATTGCTTTGGGTATTGCCAGGGGGATCAACTACTTGCATCAGGGTTGCGACATGCAGATTCTACACTTCGACATCAAGCCGCACAACATCCTCCTCGACAGCAATTTCGTCCCGAAGGTTGCTGATTTTGGACTCGCCAAACTGTACCCGAGGGGCGACAGTTTCGTCCCGCTGAGTGCCATGCGGGGTACCGTCGGCTACATAGCTCCCGAGATGATATCTCGGAGCTTCGGTGTCATATCGAGCAAGTCTGACGTTTACAGCTTCGGGATGCTTCTTCTGGAGATGGCAGGTGGAAGAAGGAACGCCGACCCAAATGCGGCGACCTCAAGCCAGGGGTACTACCCATCATGGGTATACGACCAGCTGACTCTGCAAGGAGAAGCAGGCGAGATATCTCCTGTTATTGCCGACATGCACGAGTTGGAGAAGAAAATGTGCGTCGTCGGATTATGGTGTATCCAGATGAGGTCTTGCGACCGGCCAACGATGAGTGAGGTCATGCAGATGCTGGAAGCAGGGGCTGACGTCCTGCAGATGCCATCGAGGCCGTTTTTCTGCGACGAAGGGCACATCCATGTGGAGGACTCGTACCATTTCACTTCCGAGTTGACCATGGTGTCAGAGGAGTTGAGTGCGGtgtcggaggaggatgaagagtgA